A portion of the Mytilus galloprovincialis chromosome 12, xbMytGall1.hap1.1, whole genome shotgun sequence genome contains these proteins:
- the LOC143055256 gene encoding uncharacterized protein LOC143055256 — protein MTSSTSLSYEVYSHTITLMDNLKRQCTCSKCNGKFVNIKTFRAHSKKIHNTHAEISDTHREQPEIVRESKELLKKTLILNQSLHEGTNRTVKDAIAEHLFIFSSNNGMSKTALSQYLYHEKCVLPQPNNLPSTYCEAVTIIQPYLMPIEKFKCCTNDCKIFPISSTILACPDCNESLVFSNNRNKKTFQYMPIVPRIVRWYGTRNLAKILYANKLNTTGRLSSYTDGNIFRQQMTDGVFKDQQQQNCVPLALFADGVNPNKNQTVQKSIWPLIITWITLPQEMRYILGPMMLAGIVPGYGRKEPKSLDPYINVLVDELLSNIECNLYDAYTDAPVNVKIALLQYLCDIPAFSKLLHCSGQAAIRACFFCKDTGVHSSSVNKVLHISNREFLPTDSPFRKGKTLFAKKTEEVAPKPQAYSREEEMEIRKEYDKKKNNNQKCKLQKETGFKGIHPLHRLPYFDRVHQMQPDGMHTLADVISNILDLITGKSDGPKVRQCEKDYNRFKETWPKRPSLSTIECERPSKQAKKSSVDTAVPEPTPKAPPLPAAPWLLTKQDVKLADNRAKSVKYPKGFDYTPADHFTRAWTLRTMHGKQQFVTKNIAAWCIRGLLAKPQEETLFNLFEVIKRLTQPSYTTEQLQGLIEDTSTAVVLLERDFPLTLQNITTHLLHHIPEGYEDYGPLYDRWLYPLERANSWVTRQILQHGHEESTVMQTYRIYDWSSHNILSGEIINYSRQTSLCRLAEKVNSIHHQDISTASTKRFILQSEDLSILKDNYNNIYDQNYELFDIDPVVTYLKFSLRQDAELKRQIFFSTTEHQTTASRSHDYCVSVSHRTNRRFGTISKIFKHNHLDKATMWVKLEMFPIPEQSGLFLVTDDRKIDTHIFSFDKISNPVVFASEDNKIWFLNV, from the exons ATGACATCATCAACATCTTTGTCATATGAAGTATACAGCCATACCATCACCTTAATGGATAACTTGAAGAGACAATGCACATGTTCAAAGTGTAATGGAAAATTTGTCAACATTAAGACTTTCCGAGCTCATTCAAAGAAAATCCATAACACCCATGCTGAAATATCAGACACTCATAGAGAACAACCTGAGATTGTAAGAGAGTCTaaggaacttttaaaaaaaactttaattttaaatcagTCACTCCATGAAGGAACTAATAGAACTGTAAAAGATGCCATAGCCGaacatttattcatattttcatcTAATAACGGAATGTCAAAGACAGCTTTGTCACAGTATCTTTACCACGAAAAGTGTGTTCTACCACAACCAAACAACCTGCCATCCACTTATTGTGAAGCTGTCACTATTATTCAACCATACCTGATGCCAATAGAAAAATTTAAATGCTGTACAAATGACTGTAAAATTTTTCCTATCAGCAGTACCATTCTTGCCTGTCCAGACTGTAATGAAAGTTTGGTGTTTTCAAACAACAGGAACAAAAAAACATTCCAATATATGCCTATAGTACCACGCATAGTTCGTTGGTATGGAACTAGGAACCTGGCAAAGATTCTTTATGCCAACAAGCTTAACACAACTGGCAGGCTAAGCAGCTACACAGATGGCAATATATTTCGACAACAGATGACAGATGGAGTCTTCAAAGATCAGCAACAGCAGAACTGTGTGCCATTGGCTCTTTTTGCTGATGGTGTGAATCCAAATAAGAACCAAACAGTCCAGAAGTCAATATGGCCTCTCATCATCACCTGGATAACACTCCCACAAGAAATGCGATATATTTTAGGACCAATGATGTTGGCAGGTATTGTTCCAGGCTATGGTAGAAAAGAACCAAAATCACTGGACCCTTATATTAACGTTTTAGTTGACGAACTTTTATCAAACATTGAATGTAACTTGTATGACGCCTACACAGATGCACCAGTAAatgtaaagattgctttattaCAGTATTTATGTGATATACCAGCTTTTTCTAAACTTTTACACTGTTCTGGTCAAGCAGCTATTCGTGCTTGTTTTTTCTGCAAAGATACAGGTGTCCATAGCAGTTCCGTGAATAAAGTATTGCACATATCGAACAGAGAGTTTTTACCCACAGATTCGCCATTTCGGAAAGGCAAGACATTATTTGCCAAGAAAACTGAAGAGGTTGCTCCCAAACCACAAGCATATTCAAGGGAAGAAGAAATGGAAATAAGAAaagaatatgacaaaaaaaaaaacaataaccaaaAATGTAAACTACAAAAAGAAACTGGATTTAAAGGGATACATCCACTTCATCGCCTACCATATTTTGACAGGGTGCATCAGATGCAACCAGATGGCATGCACACATTAGCAGATGTCATCAGCAACATTCTTGATCTGATAACAGGCAAATCTGATGGACCTAAAGTTCGCCAGTGCGAAAAAGATTATAATCGATTTAAAGAAACCTGGCCAAAAAGACCATCATTATCAACAATCGAATGTGAGAGACCATCCAAACAGGCAAAGAAATCATCTGTAGATACAGCTGTTCCTGAACCAACACCAAAAGCGCCTCCTTTACCAGCAGCTCCTTGGTTACTAACAAAACAGGATGTTAAATTAGCTGACAACAGAGCAAAGAGTGTTAAATACCCTAAAGGCTTTGATTATACTCCTGCTGACCATTTTACCAGAGCATGGACACTGCGTACAATGCATGGCAAACAACAG tTCGTAACCAAGAATATTGCAGCATGGTGTATCAGAGGCCTCCTAGCAAAGCCACAAGAAGAAACcttattcaatttatttgaagTGATCAAAAGACTGACACAACCATCCTACACAACTGAGCAGCTTCAAGGACTTATTGAAGACACAAGTACAGCAGTGGTGTTACTTGAAAGGGATTTTCCTTTGACCTTGCAG aaTATCACAACACACCTGCTACATCATATCCCAGAGGGTTATGAAGACTATGGACCATTGTATGATAGATGGCTTTATCCTTTGGAACGAGCAAACAGTTGGGTGACCAGACAAATTTTACAACATGGACATGAAGAATCAACAGTGATGCAGACATACCGG ATATACGATTGGAGCTCTCACAATATTTTGAGTGGTGAAATTATAAATTACAGCAGACAAACAAGTCTGTGTCGCTTGGCAGAAAAAGTAAACTCCATTCACCATCAAGATATATCTACAGCATCTACGAAAAGATTCATATTGCAAAGTGAGGATCTATCAATTCTAAAAGACaattacaataatatatatgacCAAAATTATGAGTTATTTGACATAGACCCAGTGGTCACATATCTAAAGTTCAGCCTAAGACAGGATGCCGAGTTAAAAAGACAAATTTTCTTCTCAACAACAGAGCATCAGACGACAGCATCACGCTCACATGACTATTGTGTTAGTGTTTCGCATAGGACAAACCGTCGCTTTGGCACAATTTCTAAGATTTTCAAACACAACCATCTAGATAAAGCTACCATGTGGGTAAAATTGGAGATGTTTCCCATTCCGGAACAATCTGGACTATTCTTGGTCACCGATGACAGAAAGATTGACACACATATATTTAGCTTTGATAAAATAAGCAATCCAGTTGTATTTGCTTCAGAAGACAATAAAATATGGTTTTTAAATGTTTAG